Sequence from the Argentina anserina chromosome 7, drPotAnse1.1, whole genome shotgun sequence genome:
TCCCTCCTTGttctcttcatttctgatCCCTTCATTGGCACTTTCTTCTTGTCCTATTTGAAAGACAGTTTACGCTTAATGCATACTTCGTGAGCAGTGGAAAGCAAGCAGTATACATTGCAATTTTACTCAAGAATTAGCAGAAAAAGTAGGTAGCTATGTACACTGGGTCCAGGAGCCACAAAACCAATCATCCCTGGCATAGGCCTCATATGAGCCCCATTGTCATTGTCGATCAcctacaaaaaaagaaaaagagcaaATTAGTGATTATATTAGTAATATAAATCATACTATTACCAAAGAGGCAAAGATATACAAAGTAATCTGAGAAACCTGAATCTTTCTACTTTTCATATGCTTCTTAGTCCGTTCACGGCAAAGTTTCCCATAATTCTCAAGATTCTCATCATGGAGCTTCATATCAAACTTGTTGAAGATTTTACCTTCCACTGATAACTTTCCTAGAATGAAAATGAGTTTCACACATTCAGTTTAGATTACCAAAAGCTATAGTCGACTAGTTCTTCTTGAAGTAATATAAATCTCAATTGGTTATTAACAGACCATTTCCGCTTCTGAGCTTTAATATCCTATCGGGCATGTATTTCCACTAAAATGATGGCATACCCAACATTAACAAGTGCATATAGTTATAAGGATGAGATGTTAAACTACTATCTGACTAAGAATTGAATCCAGTCCACATGTCAAATAAAAACAACTAGCCCATGAATTggaaattagtttcatttccaGTACACTAAAACCCAATTTCCCAACATAAAACCGTCCAAGCCAATTACAATTGTTTCCTTTACTCAACCTACAATGATCTGATGGAAACAGAATCTATCATTATAACCTGAACAAATAACCACATCTTTACATACAACTGCTCTCCCAAAAATCAGACTTTACTGAAGCAGTTTCCTCTATTACttgtattttctttgtttcgaAATTCCAAATTTGACAGAGCTCGGATGACCCTTCCCCCTTATGACTAATAATTAAGAAGACAGACTTGCGTCCTAAACCAAGTTTAAATCATTTTTGATGTCTTAAACTTCAAAACAAACATACGCCACAACATTTTatcaaattaacaaaaacattATAGGTGATAATAACCCAATTGCTCAAACTAGGCACACAAACAGTACATTACTTCAGCTTTAGTTATCTTATTTTAAGAACAAATGCTAACAAGCTGTGATGGAGCCGAGGTATATCCAGTTCAGTAAAAAAGTAATGTAACCAACATTGACACCCTAAACAACTGCCCACATCTAACCAATTACCATAGAAACAAGCCTGTATGCTTACCTTCCGACGTCTCCGAAAACACAGACATTGGGACAAAGTCCCTGGACATATCCAAACCATAACACTTGGGCGTATTCGCAGACTCAGTTGCCGCCAGTTCCATAGTAAACTGAGGAATTGTGCAACACAtcataaaaatttgaaacaaaaaaaaaatcaaaattccaAAACCCTAGAATGCAGATCAATCCAACCAACGCCGAAAACGGCAATGCATGCCGGAAAACGACGTCGTGGAGTACCTTGGGTTCGTTATTGGAGTTGAGCGGGTCAAGCTCGAGAATGACCTTAGCAACAGGCCCGGGACAAGCACCGCCTCCTCCGCCGGCCTCGGCTGATGAGTGAGGCTTGAACGACCTGGCGACATTGGGCGGGCATTTCATGAGCCAGACTGGCTCCGCCGCTTTGCTGGTCTCCAAACGGGATCGCTGCAGTGGCTTTTGCTCCTCCATTGTTTGGGTTCGCGCCATTAGCCCGATTTGTTAAAAGATTCTTTTTGTTTATTGAGAAATTTCGGGAGCGAAAGTTCCTCTCTTTCCGTATCTTTCTCTAACCtcccaactctctctctctctcagcttctttatatatagttttgattttgaacaCACCCCACGACGTCGTTTTAGGTAGGTTTTCACAAGGATTTTAGGCAGCAACAACAATGAACGAAAATGATCCCCATTTTGAGCTTTACTCAAAGGAAATGAAGAGTTACAAACCAGTTGGTACGAGTAAATACAAATTTTGGTTAAAACAAACGGTGGTGGTGAGTTGTGCTTGGTGATTTGGACATGAATCGCGGTTCTTGTGGACAAGGCAATAGATGAAAATAACATAGGGAGTGGAGTACATTAGGAGAGATGAGTGTAGGGTTACATAGTCGAACATGTTGGTGTGTTCATGATGGGACTGGATCGGAGGTGTTGCTCTCGCTGGAGTTGTGTTTCCTTTCGGCTTGGAGCGACCGGCATAAGGATTCGAGCTTTTCTTTCTGGTTCTTTGTTTTCTCCAGCTGTTTCTTCAACCGTTCACGCTGCTCAGACAACAGATAATCAGAGGGTTTAGTGCAAATAAGAGCCAATCTTGGTGAAAAATACTAAAAATGTCAAAGGTGTATGAACTGTTTTCTTAGAGTTTGATAGCAAGAAGGGGGTTTATGCCTGAATTTATGTATATActgcaaaagaaataaaagagtGACAAGGCAACTATACCTCATCTACGAGTGCTATAAGAGTAACATCTGTCTTATCACATTTGCCCTTCaagaatatattttctttcttgagGTCCTTGATAGACTTTGCCATCTGGGGTATTACAAACACAGAAATAGCTTAGTTTGAGATGAGCATATCATTTGAGTTGCACTAAGAGTCTGGGACCAAGAAGATCAGGGAGCTTGTGCTTTTCTAAAATGTAGTTTGAATATATGTGCGCATACCTTTTCAATCTCctgtttaaatgtttcaaaaaCTTCATTGCTTTTCaacaatgcatcctgcacaaAATATAGCAATTACAATGAGTAAATTTCTGTTTGAAGCACAAGTGAGGTGCTCTGAGCATTAAAAGGTCCACTAGGAATAAAGAGTGCTCAATATTGccaaaccaaaataaaaaagagtaCTTCACGTCTCATCAACATTGGTtattgaagaagaaaacattGGAAGAAGTCAAAATCATGTCTAAGAACAAATCTTAGATATATGATGATTAATGGAACAAGCGAGTTCACTTCCGCCAATGACCAAGAAAGTTCACATTTTTGTGACCAACTCCCAATCAATTCTGGGACTTAAGATTGCCTAAATGACTCAATGATAATAGTTAAATTATAATCATAAAATGCACAAATATTCTTTTCTATCTGATACTGCAGATGTATGCAAGTGTGATCCCAGTGAGACTTAACCGACTGGCATTCCCCATATTGAACTATGTTGCCAGAGCAAAAAGGAACCCTACAGAAGTTTGCACTATAAGTCTACCAAAGAATTCTGCATAGAGATTTTACCAGTCCCTAGGAAGCACCCACTTGCTAGATTCATGTGAGTAAGATCCAAGCCATGTTGAAAAGCAGCACACAAACAGAAGTTTACCTGGAATTGTTGGAATTTTTCCCCATCAGCTGTCAACTGTAAGCGCAAGTTCTTTTCAGTTGATAGTAACTGTGACACCTGTTCAGCATATAGTTTCATCTGGGCCTGTTCCTGGATTAATTTCTCTTCATGCTGCTTAATTTTCAAATCAGCAATTTGAAGCTCCagagatttttgttttaactGTTCATcatccaaaacaaaaaccattaAGAAATGTTGAAGGATATGATTAAGAAAACATTCATTCTAAGTAAAACCAACGTGATATATGCATGCAGATACATTTACCTTTGTTTCATATTGCTGTTCCGAATGAACATACTGATGGGTGAGCTGCTGTAGCTTGTTACCTAACCTGAACACGAATGAATGTTAAAAAGCCAATTTTCATATGTTAAAGAAACCACTGTAAAAGTAAATCTATGACAGATACCATCACAACATAGCCAAATATTAATCAATAGTAATGAGTTACCAACCAAGCCAACTAAAGGGAGAGACCAAGTCAGAGCATCACAGTCAGTTAATGATATTAATAACATCTGCCTTTTTGTGATAAATTCAAGACCAAGGTACAAAACTACTATTTCACTTCAGGTTTATGCAACTGGATAGCTAATAAATAAGCTACGATGAACACCTGGGTCTTACATTTCATTCTCCTTTAGCTGAGAGATACATTCATCCTTCTGCTCATCTAGCTTTTTGCTCACATCCTGTAACCATAAGAATAATATCAGAATGTTACTTGACAATGCTTTCAAAATATGATAAGCTGAAACCAcacatttttatttgaaaacaTCACAAAACTAGTACaaacagagagaaagagatgtAAATTTATTACTTAATAGACCCCATATGCTTGCATAGGCTCTCATTAGCATCTGAATAATCATGGCAGACATAGTAACAAgaaatctttctttttccttttttttcaataCAGAACTATAAGTTGAATGTATATTGTCGGAGTGTGTAGACCTATAAAGATACCATATGTAATAATGTAAATGTGAAGGGCAGGTATTgttaaatcaaaatttcagtTTTCCACTAAGATTGAATCATCAATTGCAGGTTGATATGTCAAAgggaaaacaaacaaaaaacaatacaGAAAAGCAATGTAATAGCACCCAAAACAATATTCACATGTATCACCTTAATCGCATCTTGGAACTTGGTTGATAACTCTAATCTCAAATTTTGGCCCTCTGTTGACACCCGTCTACATTCATCCTGGTACAAGATAATTGAAACCATTTTATTCAAAAATGATAATATCAGGAACCATTAATGTTTCACAGTGCTTGACTGGAAGTATAGAGATTATTTTTATAACTTTCTATATCAAATTGTAAGACAGATGTAACCAATATATAATTTGAGCATCACAACAGCAATATATTGCAAGTCACTAGAGTTAATTGTTCATTCGTGCTTATCAATCAGTATGGATACATAGGAGTATGGAACCACCCAAAAGGTCATTTTGTTGAAATAAGAACACGGGACTCTCAGCTGTATATTGACGCATCTAAAAGGGAAAGTATAAAAAAAGACAATGAGAGCTCTTTTTTTCACTTTGGTTTCCAGTCCGCAGTTAATTAGGTCACTCCACACAGCGTAATTGCAACCTCTAGTGCGACTGAATTACTTCAGTCATAGTTGAGATCTATAATAACTCACGTCTCGAATATAATTAAGAAATTGACTTCGGAGAAGATGCAATATGTAATAGATATCATACCATTAGCATTTTGTTCTGGCGTTGTAACTCTCTACACAAGGACTCAAGCTTATCTCGAACAGCAATGGCTATaaacaagaaaatgaaaagagatAAGTAATAAATTCTCTTTAATGTTGGTCCAAAATATATAGACAATAAAAACGATGTTTCTGTGCCATAGACATCTCCCAGAACAGCTATATTTTTCCTTCAGAATATATAACCACATTTGTTTCTGAAGGATGACAAAATTATCATCGTCTCTTTATCATGCCACCTCAAGTGGTGAGCCAttcaaaagaacaaagaaataattagaaaatgataTGATCAATCAGGAATGATGCCTTCTATGTATCTTAACTTATAGTCAGTAAACAGCGatatcaaaaataataaaactgAAATCACTGAAATTGCCCACATCTACTTGCCCAGATCCCTATCTCTTTCATCAGAGAAAGAATGATATACTTCACATGCATGCTTTTGCAGTATGAGCAGACACTCTGCTCATTGATAACAGGACCTACTTGACACCTTCTAAACTACCACAGACGTTTACAGGTATCACAACTCATGCCCTATGGTAGAGTCTAGTTAGAGCCAATCATACATTCTGCTTTAACCCTCCTAAACTACCATAGACATTTACAGGTATCACAGCTCATGCCCTATCAGACATTCTGCTCACTGATAACAGGACCTACTTAACACCTTTACCACAGACGTATCCAGGTATCACAACTCATACCCTATGGAAACTCTAGTTAAAGCCAATTACACATATCACTGCTTTTTCATGGAAAAATTGTGCCACAATATAGTGCATCACCATATAAGTAGTCCATTTATGTTGCATCTACTATATCTATTAAACTTAATCATTATAGGCCAATCATTTAATGTTGACAGTTACTACCATTAAAGTTTTTCCCTTCGCTATAGCTCATATGTGAAGGTGTAAAGATCAACACAGTTGCTAAATTTTTGCATGTAAACATTAATAAAAGCATTTCAAATACCTCCATCCCTCTCCGCGAGAACTTGTTGATACTTCAAAGTGAATTCTATAAACTCCTTCTCTGATTTAAAGGTCCGCTTTGGATTTTTCCGCTTGGTTTCAGTTGTATCCTGAGACAAATTTATCCAACTTCACTAAGCTTACTCTGAACTATCACATCGTATGTGTATGTGTATGTAACCATAACTTTTTCATGCGTGGTATCTGTGTTCTGATTCATTATATACCGTTGGATCAATGTGCATAACAAAAAACCAAGTTCATTCAGGAACATCAGACACCTGATATGTTGCATAGCTTGTAAggatcaacaacaacaagcaCACAAATTGGTAcaataaagagagaaaagtaTGTATTACTTACTGGTTTTTTGCTTTTTTCAACACTCACCGAAGCAGATATTTCCTTTAGATTGGTTGTTGGGGCGTCCAAACCTCCTTCAGTTGCTGAAAGGCAATACAGATTAGGGTGATAAACTAAAGACTACACATCTACAGCTGGTAGTCTTAAGACAATTCAGAAGATAAAGTTATTTACTTCTCTCTGAACTGTCACATTTTGCTTCAATTTGTTCCTTTACTCCACTGCAACCAAATGCCTGAATTGCAGCCTCAGACACAGAGTCAGCTGAAACGGGCATGACTAGTGAGTCTTCTACTGTCTGTTCCATAGACGCCTTCTTCAGACTTTCAACTGACTCTACTGAAGAATCAAAGCTATCAGTTTCTGATAATGGAACAGGAAAGGTTCTCAATTTCGGCGCTTTCTCTCCCATATCCTGGCTCGTTTGCAACTCATTTGCACCCAACGCATCCACAGGCTCCTTCAACCGATCCATCTCCGAGCCATTATCATCCTCGTGAATGCTTGGAGGCTTCTCTTGTTCCAAGGTGGGAGTTGGGGGAGCCAGTGGCTCTGGGGAGCTGTCAACAAATCCATCTGGCAATGAATCTACTTCAGGAAGCTGATTTGCTTCTGGGTTCTCCATTTTCAACCTACAATCATCATCACACTCCTCAAAAATCCCAATAACAGTTGAAACCCAAAAAACCCATCTCTAGCTTTACTTCCAATCTGGCTTTGCAGCTATGTTTACTAATGTCAAGCCATTACATAAAGCAGCACAAGCATAGAAACCCTAAAGAACCCTAATTTGGGTGGTCGGAATCTAGTAAGAAccctaaagaagctaaaaggATTCCATTTTAAAGCTATTTAAAATTTCCAATATATCCACAATCAAATTTTGCATCAAAGCTTTAatctttaattaaatttacacactttttcttttttctgggAGCTAAAACCAAAAGAACACGAGAATTGCAGACCCTATAACAGAACCATCAGCAATATGAAGCAATCCGAATAATCAGAATAAGCAATAAGAACGTAATCAAAAGGAATAGAATGACAGAGTGAGAGAAAAATCACCTGGTAGATTATAAGGGAAATGTAGAAGTATGTATGAAAGAGACAGAGATAGTGAAGTGAGAAGACAAAGGAACGAActtttttcaaactgatctTAATTCTTCACAACCCTTCACCTAGTGTTGTGTGTGAgaaaaattaatttcagtttatttcGTAAATTTTACGTTAAAAATCAGGTTActcttcaatttttattttaatcactTTATTATGTATATTTCAAATAACATCAAACAATGATAAAATTCAGATTTTTTTAGTTAAAATCGGATAAAAATATCGAAATAATGGttcaaatcatatatgcaaaaccaaaacaaaatttctaataattttacaacaaCACTAAAGCTATAAAATGAGGTCTCGTAGCATAATTCTCGATATAatctatataaaaatataaattttatttttttatgtcaTTTGAAAGTATATGGGTGaattgattaaaataaaagtttaagaGATGAACTGATTTTATGTATAAAGTTTATATGGgtaaattgaaattaaattcGTTTGAGAATGTAGGAGAAAGACGATACGGAGCAGGGTACATTAGTCTTTTCTCTACCCTAATACGAGTATTCGACCTAcgattttctaattttacgACAAAGGAATCAGGGATACCGAAGACATGTAAGTTTCTCTACTCGTGTCGGCCTAAGGTTTTGCCTTGTTCAACTCGTTTGTGGAAGAGAAATAAATTGATTCTAAACCGCATGGATGAAGACAAGCGTGACATTCGGGTTGTCATGTTCGTATGCGAGTGTTTCCGAGTTTTTAGAATTAGAGTTTAATATCAAATCTATAATATAGTTTAgtaaaaaatgaataaaattgTGGCGAAAAGCTCGGCCGTGTTGGACCACTGGAGGCATTACTGTGGTCAGGGTGCCTAGGCTGTAATGGCTGGACTGAAACCATTTCACATGGCCCCATCAGGGATTAGTCCCATGCTGGATGAATTACCTTTGGTTGTGGGGATACCCTGATATTCCAGATGTGGACTGTCTCTGCTCGCGCTCGTAAGAGCCACATGAGACTAGGGAACCACATGGGTTATTGAGATACATGGTCCTCGctgtgaaataaaaaaaatgaataaaattgTTTGCATCGTGTTTCACAATGCAATTCATTCGAAAtgatttggtttttttttttttacaacttTCGAAATAATTTGTTGAAAGTAACCAAGTTGTAGATGCTTTGACAAATCATATAGCATCAACTTAACTAGTTGGTTTGATGGGATATACCACGCCTATTTATCATCTCTAGTCCTAACTGATACAGTGACATCGATCGAAGGCTTGCACAACGTACTGGTGTTAATTAGCAGTAGTGCGAGACCAAATTAAGCTACTGGATCATCAATCATCGTGATATATTTTAATTCccatataaatattaatgaaCGTATTTAATTTTGAACATTCTAATTCCTGATGGACGATTCATTAGCGTTTCAAGTTAATTTCAACACACAATTTTGACATCAGGACTGTTCATGTGGAGTAAACCAATTGCATATTCACCCAACTCATCAAGCTTGTTCAGCATTAGGTTTCGGAAGTTGGTCATCCATGGGTAGTTGCGGGATGACGACGAGGACTATGATGATGCAAAACTCCATGTTCGCCATGCAACATGCTCATATCCACCGGTGCCCCTAAAAACCACCACcaatcacctgattcaccacATCCTCCAAAGCCACCAGCACCTCCTCCGACGCCATCTTGCGTCCTACACCACCACTGACAGCTCCTCCGGCCCCCGTGCCTCCCAAACCACTGTCACTTCTTCTCAGGCCACCATTACGTCCACGTGGTTCATAACTTCATATCCTCCGAATCCGCCACCGCCACCGCATCCTCAAACTCCACCACTTCATATCACACCATGCATAAAATGATGTTTCTTAATCGACCGAACCGTCCAATGGTACCGTACCTTGGCACGAAATAATGTCTATCCCTCCCCGGCCATTAATCAATTATATGATGTTGTCTAGCTAGCACTTGCTGTTTCTATATAATTCACTACGCTGTGACCAGCTTGATCGACCTGCATGGAAATAGATTGTGATCGTGAACTTGTTATCTACGATAGTGCTGTGTGTTATAAACTTATTGTTTTGCCTACTGATAACTTGTTGTATTCTACATATGTAAATATACATGCTTGTTCGATATATTGTTTGTACGTACGGCAAGCAGAATGGAAGTCTACAACAAGAAATTACGTACATCAAATCGAAAGAAACAGATTTTTCCAATGTTATCAACTCATCAAATATGTATCCTATCTACCAATGTCATCTTAGCTAAGTAACTAGTAGTTACAAACTTGCAATATCAAAAAGGCATTTACTAATTCCTTGGCTTCACGTACTAAAAACAGATTGCCAGCTTTTGAATTCAATGTGTTGATTGGAATGGAGGGATTCTTACAAACAAGATTTAAACCATTTGAACAAGCACTACTTTTGGATCAAAGTGTATGACCAAAGAGGAACTGAAGGCATGCATGGAGTCCGGCCTCTATCTCCGGCACACGAAAACGGTGCgttatttcctttttcttttcagttTGCTTCTTCTTGCCGTATATGCAAGTGCTTAAGTTAGACTGACGTACAGTATTTAGATTACTACCTACAGTTGCCAAATGAAATTATGAtcatacacacatatatatacatggagaTTCAGGTTTAATTAAAAGGCCATATTAGAGTCTTGATCCATCGAGGAAGGGCGAATTATATAGATGAAAATAAAAGGTAGGTTGGGTTCTGGTAGTTGCCTTGCTTGTGTCCATCTTTATTGCTCCAACTGCATTTGCCATGCGGCTCAAGAATAATGAAGTAGGCAACTCTGCCTCTGTTGCCgatgacgacgacgacgatgaTGATCCGAAAGACGGGTGCAGAGGTTCATCATGCAATATGCTCGCATATCCTTGTCATATGGCTGTGTTTGGGTCCCCATTTGGATGTTACCTATAGGGGTCTGCGCTGGTATTTAATTTGTTGCGATACTCCATCTCCTCCTCCGTCTCCAACACCACCGTCACCTTCTCCTCCCAAGCCACCGACACCTCCTCCCAGGCCTCCAacccctcctccttctccaccTCGGCCTCCCACGCCACCGTCACCTGCTCCAACCCCAGAACCACCCAAGCCACCATCACCTCCTCCCACGCCACCACCTTGTCATTCTCTACGACCTTATTCTCCAAATTCGCCAGCACATACTCTAATTCCCACCTCGTCCTTCAACTCCAACTTCTCATCCATCTGATGCTAGCACGGTAGCGCCCTGTCCTCCGAAGCCACTGTTAGTGTCTCGAACTCTTTAGCATAAAATGATGTCTACCATCGATTCAATCGTAAAACCATAATCACTACAACAAAAAGGCAACTCccacattcttcttttgtGGCAAAATTAGTTTAGAGTGCCACATGTTTATGTCCAACCCCAGTAGCTACATTGCAGCTACAAATATTGAGATTGTGCTAAAAAGATGTGTGTCAATCAAGTCAATACCCATATTTATGAAGGAGTGTAGCAAGGATATGAATTTTGTCATTCAATGGGCCCAGTCCAAATATTGTGTATTGTAGTTGTATCAacacatgtatttatatttgaaaGGGTGAATCTTAATGGActtaatatattgaaatctatcattaattaatattttcatATTACAAACTTGTGTACAGATATACAAAAAGTACAATAGTATAGATTGTAGTTGTATACAATCAGACTTCACATAtatcaacaaaaccaaaacatgtatATGAAACTAATGCTACATGGTTCTATGCACTTATCCCATGATCATGTAGCTACATCACTATACTAGAGAGATCATAGATTAagttcaaaacaacaaaaacagaGAGGCCTGAAGTCATAATAATACTAACCAAAAGGTGAAGTCTGAAGAGCTTTTGTTTGTGGCAACTGGCAACGTTGTGATGCAAATCTTTACAGCCTTAAGGTATCAGGTCTATAAACATTATCGTCATTTATGTTATGCTCATCTAAAGATTGACTATGGCTCATCAATTGTTAAACAAAACCAGCTTTAATACTTCCGGTTGCAAGCAAGTCACTTTGACTCATCCGTCCGGTTCCAACCTAATACATATTTAGTCGCTTAATTAACTAAATATGCCAACATGATACAAAATGTTATacttaatgtgtttatatGTACTTCACTGAATTATGCATTCACAGTACCATTGAGATTGCCTCCATGCtcctaattataaaaaaaacaattcaaaagGGGGAATGCAACGACCATGTACATTGCTTGTAATCTAGTTCAAAAAGGGGAAATGCAAATATACTACCTCAAAGTATTGCTGAGATAGCATCAGGGTGATTAAGGTTTGTCAGCTCAACCTGCCACAAACTAATATCAGAGgttaaaaaaatatgttttattgattttagATCTCTAAAGTAAATACTGCATGCTATAACAAATATGACATAATAAATTTTCTTGAACAAATATCATACTTACCATATATTTCCAACAAAAGCAATTTACCATGACAAAGTTTGATCAATCTTCATTTGTTCAGTGTCAGTGGACTCATTATCCCCACTATCATCACAACTCATCAACATCCTCAAAACCTTCATCTTGAGCAAATGCTGAATGATGACTCAAAGAAAACCGAAGAAGTGACTACTCCGGGAGAGCAATATCGCCCTCCAAATACTGCATCACTTGTCGCATGGTTGGCATGGCAGTAAGATGTGAATGTGAGCATAACAATGCAAGCTTCAGAACCAATTCCATTTCCCCAACTGAAAAATCCGTACCCAAGTTCTGATCTCTTGCCTCAAGAATATTACCTCTCTTCCAACAAGAGAGAACGTAATCAA
This genomic interval carries:
- the LOC126802596 gene encoding uncharacterized protein LOC126802596 — translated: MARTQTMEEQKPLQRSRLETSKAAEPVWLMKCPPNVARSFKPHSSAEAGGGGGACPGPVAKVILELDPLNSNNEPKFTMELAATESANTPKCYGLDMSRDFVPMSVFSETSEGKLSVEGKIFNKFDMKLHDENLENYGKLCRERTKKHMKSRKIQVIDNDNGAHMRPMPGMIGFVAPGPSDKKKVPMKGSEMKRTRRDRGEMEDIMFKLFERQPNWTLRQLIQETDQPEQFLKDLLKDLSVYNNKGANQGTYELKPEYRRTTEDAAP
- the LOC126802582 gene encoding uncharacterized protein LOC126802582, with amino-acid sequence MENPEANQLPEVDSLPDGFVDSSPEPLAPPTPTLEQEKPPSIHEDDNGSEMDRLKEPVDALGANELQTSQDMGEKAPKLRTFPVPLSETDSFDSSVESVESLKKASMEQTVEDSLVMPVSADSVSEAAIQAFGCSGVKEQIEAKCDSSERTTEGGLDAPTTNLKEISASVSVEKSKKPDTTETKRKNPKRTFKSEKEFIEFTLKYQQVLAERDGAIAVRDKLESLCRELQRQNKMLMDECRRVSTEGQNLRLELSTKFQDAIKDVSKKLDEQKDECISQLKENEMLGNKLQQLTHQYVHSEQQYETKLKQKSLELQIADLKIKQHEEKLIQEQAQMKLYAEQVSQLLSTEKNLRLQLTADGEKFQQFQDALLKSNEVFETFKQEIEKMAKSIKDLKKENIFLKGKCDKTDVTLIALVDERERLKKQLEKTKNQKEKLESLCRSLQAERKHNSSESNTSDPVPS